The DNA segment GATGTGAGGGGAAAGATGCGGCTCAGGTCTTCCAGTCATGCCCGTACCTCCGCAGGACCACCCGTTCGAGTTGCCGTGCCACCCGCGTGTGCGGCAGCGAATTGCTGACGATGGGCCGCACCAGAATGGTGTGCATGCCGCTGAGATTGCCGCCCAGCACGTCGGTGAACAGTTGATCGCCCACCATGCCGGTCTGGTGCGCGGGCAGGCCCAGCTCGGCCAGCGCGCGGCGGTAAGCGCGGGGATGCGGTTTGCCCGCCAGCCCCACCCCCGAAAAGCCCAGCCGCTCCAGCCAGAAGGCGGCGCGGCGTCCGGTGGCGTTGCTCAGCAGGTACAGGCCAATCCCTGAATCGCGCAATTCGCGTGCCCAGCGGAACATCCCGGCGGCGGCGGCTTCCTCGTAGCTGCCGTAGGGAACGAGCGTGTTGTCGAGGTCCAGCAGCAAGCCGCGCAGCCCCCGCCGCGCCAGAAACTCGGGGGTGAGGCTCTGAATGTCGTCGATCAGGTCATCGGGGCGCAGCAGACTCATGCCTGTCCCCCAGTTTGCAGGCCGATGACTGCCCACATCCGCCCGGTTTTCCCGGCGTCGCGGCGGTACGAGTAGAAGTCGGTTTCGGTAGAGCAGCGCCCACTGAGCCAGATGTTTTCTTCCGAAATTCCGGCCTCCAGCAACACGGCCCGGTTTGCGCCCGCCAGATCGAGATGGGGTTGTTCCCCTCGTGTCAGCACGAACTCCCCCAGCCCTGCCGCCGCAAATTTCGCCGCCACATCCGCCCCTACGCCGTAACGTTCTTCGCAGATGCCGGGGCCGACGGCGGCGCGAATACGTTCAGGCCGTGCGCCCAGCTCGCACATCGCCTGCACCGTCTTCTCCGCAATGCGTCCCAGCGTACCCTTCCAGCCCGCGTGGGCCGCGCCGATCACGCCTGCCTCCAAATCTTCGAGCAGCAGCGGATAGCAGTCCGCCGTGCCAATCGCCAGCAGCACGCTGGGGGTGGCACTCACCAGCGCGTCGCCGATCCAGTCGCCTGGGCCATCCACCACGATCACGTCCGTTCCATGCACCTGATCCAGCCGCGCAAACTGCGCCGCGTCAAAGCCCAGCGCGGTGGCCAGACGGCGGCGGTTCTCGGCCACCATTTCCGCGTCGTCCTCACGCTCATCCAGGTTCAGACCTCCACCTGTTCCGGCACCGTATGGACCCACCGAAACGCCGCCAGCACGCGTGGAAAAGGCGTGTGGTGTTTGCAGATGTGGTGCGGTCAACAGCATCAGTTGCTCAGTATCCCCTTGCATGTCTCACTGGATTCTGACGGTTTGTGCCCCCATCCGGGGGAAGGCAGGGCGCAATCGCCGGGAAGCCACGCTGCGCCCTGCTTGCACCCACTCCAACCTCTGCCCGCCCAGCGGCGCTAAAGTCCTGTGGATGAGCGTGCAAATTGATCTGAGCAACAAGACGGCCCTGGTAATGGGCGTGGCGAACGGGCGCAGCCTGGGCTGGGCGATTGCCGAGCAACTGCTCTTGGCAGGCTGCCGGGTGGGGTTTTCCTACCAGGGCGAGCGCCTCAAGGGCGAGCTGGACAAGCTGCTGAAGGACAGAGAGGGCGTGTGGACTCAGCAGGCCGACGCGACTTCCGAGGAAGACCTGAGCGCCCTGTTCGCCCGCACAAAAGAAGAATTCGGCGGGCTGGATTATCTGGTCCACGCCATCGCCTACGCGCCGCGTAACGCGATGGAAGGCCGCTTTGTGGACACCACGCCGGAAGACTGGAACACTTCCCTGCACGTCAGCGCCTACTCGCTGGTGGCCATCTGCCGCCACGCCGAACCCCTGTTCCGCGAGGGCAGCAGCGTGGTCAGCCTGACCTACCACGCCTCGCAACAGGTGGTTCCCAAGTACAACGTGATGGGCGTGGCCAAGGCGGCGCTGGAGGCCGCCACCCGCTATCTGGCCGCCGACTTCGGTTCCCGCGAGATTCGGATCAACACCATCAGCGCCGGGCCGATGCGGACCATCGCTGCTCGCAGCATCCCCGGTTTTGGCGGGCTATATGACAAGGGCGCACGCAACGCCGCCTTTGGGCGCAACGCCACGTCTCAGGAAGTTGGCAAGCTGGCCCTGTTCCTGCTTTCCGATCTGGGCAGCGGCGTGACGGGTCAGACCATGTACGTGGACGCGGGTCTGAGCATCATGACGGTGAAGGAAGACTGATCCGGGGACTCTGAAGCGTTCTCGGCACTCAGATCAAGGGCTTCTGCCCAGCGCTCAGGTTATCGGTCAGATGAGCCTGGGATGGGCTGAATCCAGGCAGAGCTAGGCAGAGACCACTGGCTGGCGGCGGTTGAAAGCTTGCGGTACAGACACTCTGAGGTGGAAACTCGCTGCACCGCTTCAGTCTGCGCCCTGCCATCATCATGCAGATCGCGGTTGAAACTCTGAATTGAATCCGATTGGAAACTACCGCGCTGCGTCTCCAGGAGGATTCCCTCGCCCATCTGGACCCGCTGGATCCCGATGCTAGAAGTTCAGGGCCAGAAGCGGGGCGGGGCCTGTGGGCGTCCCTCCTGTGGTGGCCCAGGGTTCAACTCCTCCTCAGATGGGATTAAGGCGTATTATGAAGATGTGACCTCCCCCTGCATTCTGATCATCGAAGACGATCTGGACATCGCCAACGTCCTGAAAATGGACCTGACCGACGCCGGGTTCGAGGTCGAGCATGCCGATTCGGCCATGAACGGGCTGATCAAGGCCCGCGAAGAGCATCCCGCGCTGATTCTGCTGGACCTGGGTCTGCCCGACTTTGACGGCGGCGACGTGGTGCAGCGCCTGCGTAAAAACAGTGCGGTGCCGATCATCGTTTTAACCGCCCGTGACACTGTGGACGAGAAGGTGCGGCTGCTGGGCCTAGGCGCGGACGACTACCTGATCAAGCCCTTCCACCCCGACGAATTGCTGGCCCGCGTCAAGGTGCAACTGCGCCAGCGCACCACCGAGAGCCTGAGCATGGGCGACCTGACCCTGGACCCGCAGAAGCGGCTGGTGACCTACAAGGCCGAGGAACTGCGCCTGTCGCCCAAGGAATTCGACATCCTGGCGCTGCTGATCCGCCAGCCGGGCCGGGTGTACTCGCGCCAGGAGATCGGTCAGGAAATCTGGCAGGGCCGCTTGCCGGAAGGCAGCAACGTGGTGGACGTGCATATGGCCAACTTGCGGGCCAAGCTGCGCGATCTGGACGGCTACGGCCTGCTGCGGACCGTGCGCGGTGTGGGCTACGCCCTGCGCGGCTAGAGGTTTGAGTCCGAGAACCGTGGATTCTAAAACTGTGGGTGTAACAACGGCCTTTCATGTCAAACGCTGTCCGAGTAGGAAGAGGGTAGGCAGTCTGCGTGCGTCCGGCAAGTTCTTCAGCTCTGCCCGGAGTGACACTCTTTTGATAACTACCCCTCTAGGCTGCCTCACCTGATATGAATACCGCCACTGGTTCCGCCGCCGCTGCCGCCCCCTTTTCCGGGGTAGACGCCGCCGCGCTGCTGTCGGCCCTGCCCGATCCCACCGTCTGGGTGAGCGCGGGCGGCGAGTTTGTACTGAACGCTGCCGCGCGTGAACGCCTGGGGGCGGTGGATGGGCAGACCCAGAACTGGACCGCCCTGTTTCTGCCCGACGCTGCCCAGGCCCTGCGGGACGCGACGGCGCTGGCGGTAATGGGCACGCCGTCGCGCCTGTCGGTGACCATGCCCGGCGCGGTGGCCCCGGCGCTGGCCACCGTGACCCCCGCTGGGCCGGGGGCGGCGCTGCTGCATTTCCGGGAGTCGCACGATCCGCTGGAAGTCGCGCTGGACATCATGGACCGCATGGGGCTGGGCATGACTGTGCAGGGGGCAGACACCCAGATCCTGCACGCCAATGCCGCGGCGGCGACTATTCTGGGTCTCAGCCCTGATCAACTGACCGGGCGCGATTCGCTGGATCCGCGCTGGCGGGCCATCCACCCGAACGGCAAGTCCTTTCCCGGCGAGACCCATCCGGCCATCGTGGCGCTGAAAACCGGGCAGCCCCTGCTGGACGTGCCGATGGGCGTCTATCATCCTGCCGCCGAGCAGTGGCGCTGGCTGAAGGTCACGGCCATTCCGCGCCGCGCGCCGGGCCTGGCCCAGCCCGAACAGGTCACCACCATTTTCGCCGATGTCACCGCCCAGCGCCATACCAGCGAGGAGTTGAGCCGCAGTGAGCAACGTTTCCGCTCGTTGGTGGAGGCTACCGCGCAGATCGTGTTCACGACGGATAAGCTGGGCAACTTCTCTGGACCGCAACCCGACTGGGAGGCTTTTACCGGACAGGACGCCGAACAGGCCCTGAATCCGGCGGTGGCCATCGAGGCGATTCACCCTGAAGACCGTGACCAGACCCTGCGGGGGTGGGCAGAGGCGCTGAAAAGCGGGCAGCCCCACGACATCGAACATCGCCTGCGCCGCAGGGACGGCGTCTATGTGCCCATGCAGATTCGCGCGGTGCCGCTGCGCAGTGCCGACGGCAGCGTGCGCGAGTGGATCGGGGCCTATACCGATGTCAGCGCCATGCGGGGGGCCGAGGCTGCCCTGAGAGCTTTGAACGCCGAACTGGAAGGCCGCGTGGCGGTCCGCACCCAGGAACTGGCCGAGGTCACGCGCTTTTCCACGCTGCTGCTCACTGCTGCGGGCGAGGGCGTGTTTGGGCTGGACGCCTCGGGCCGCACCACCTTCGCCAACCCAGCGGCGGCGCGGCTGCTGGGCTACAGCGTCGAGCGCCTGATCGGCAGCCAGCAGCACGCGCTGATCCACCACAGCCGCGCCGACGGCACGCCGTATCCGGTGGAGGAATGTCCGGTTCACCAGACCCTGCGCGACGGCCAGACCCGCCGTCTGGACCACGATGTGCTGTGGCACGCCCAGGGGCACGCGGTCCCGGTGGCAAGCGTGGTCACGCCGCTGTTCTCGGCGGCAGGCACGGTGACGGGCGCGGTGCTGATGGTGCAGGACATCGCCGAGAGATTGCGTGCCCAGAGCCAGTTGCAGGAGGCCATCGAGGATCTGGAGCGCAGCAACACCGATCTGGAACAGTTCGCCTATGTCGCCAGCCATGACCTGCAAGAGCCGCTGCGGACGCTGGGCAGCTACGCCGAGCTGCTGGGCCGGCGCTACGAGGGCCAGCTCGATGACCGCGCGGACCGCTATCTGGGGTTCATGCAGGACGCGGTGGGCCGGATGCGTGGTCTGATCCAGGATCTGCTGGAATTCTCGCGGGTGGGCCGGGGCGAGAGCGTGCCCACAGCGCTGAATCTGGACGATGCCATGCGGGCTGCCGCCGACAGTGTGGGGGCCGCCCTGCACAGCAACATAGACGAGAACGACGAGGAAGGTGGGGACAGCCTGAGCTGGGACACTCCCGACACCGTGCTGGCCCACGCGCCGCTGATTGCTCCGCTATTGACCAACCTGATCGGCAACGCCCTGAAGTTCACCGCGCCAGGCCAGCCTGCGCGCGTGCGGGTGGAGTCGCGCCAAGACGGCGAGATGGTGTATATCACCGTGCAGGACAACGGCATCGGCATTGCGCTGGAGTATCAGGAACGGGTGTTCGATATCTTCCAGCGGCTGCACCGCCGCGAGGATTACGCCGGGAACGGAATGGGGCTGGCAATTTGTCGTAAGATCGTGGAGCATCACGGGGGAACGCTGTGGCTGGAATCCACGCCGCTGCCTGCCCCGGACCACGGCACCACCTTTCATTTCACGCTGCCCGCCGCCGCGCAGTCTTTAGATTCCCACCCGCCAGATCCAGATTCCCACCCATCAGATGCAGGACCCGCACCGACCACAGACCCCCACCATGCCTGAAACTGCCCCTGCCCCCTACATGCGCCCGGTCGAGATTCTTCTCGTCGAGGACAGCGAACCCGACATCCTGCTGACCCTGGAAGCCTTCGAGGAAGCCCGCGTGCCCAACCGGCTGCATGTGGCCCGCGACGGCGTGGAGGCGCTGCGTTTTCTGCGCGGAGAGGGCGAGTACGCCGGCTCTCCGCGCCCGGACCTGATCCTGATGGACATCAACATGCCGCGCAAGAACGGCCTGGAAGTGCTGCGCGAGATCAAGACCGACGCCGGACTGGGCAGCATCCCGGTGCTGATGCTCACCACCAGTCAGGCCGATGAGGACGTTCGCAGTTCTTACGAGCGCCACGCCAGCGGCTATATGGTCAAGCCGGTGGGCTTTGAGAACTTCCTGCACGCCGTCCGCGCCTTCGAGAACTTCTGGTTGACCTTCGTGCGCTTTCCGCCGCGCCTGTAGAAAATCACTTTCCCAGCCCCCTTCAGACTGACGGGGGCTTCTTTGTGTCTATACCGCTGGCGCTTCTGGCATCTCCCGCATCGCCGCCAGCACGTTTTCCATGTGTGCGTCCAGTTCTACACCCAGTTCGCGCGCGCCCTGTTCCACCTCGTCGCGGTTGACCCCCGCTGCGAAGGCGCGGTTCTTGAAGCGTTTTTTCAGGCTTTTCAGCTCCACCTGCCGCACGTCGCCGTCCGGGCGGACCAGTGCCGACGCCTGCACCAATCCGGTCAGCTCGTCCACCGCGAACAGCGTCTGGGACAGCCGGGTGGTGCGCGGCGTGTTCGTGTAGGCCGCGTGGCCCATGATCGCGTCCAGCACCTCGGGCGCCGCGTCAGTGTTGGCACGTAGATACTCCACGCCCCACGTCGGATGATTGGCAGGGTGCAGTTCGTAGTCGAAGTCGTGCAGCAGCCCGGTTACGGCGTACTGCTCCTCGTCCTCCTGCCAGTGGCGGGCGTACCAGCGCATGGCAGCCTCCACATTCAGCATGTGCCGCCGCAGCGACGCCGAGGGGGTGTGTTCCAGCATGAGGGCGTAAGCCTGGGCGCGGTTCATGCCGTAGAGTCTAGAGAAATCAGAGGGTCTGGAGAAAGAGGACGCCCACACGCTTGCGGACGCCCTCTTCTTTCCCGGCCTTCAGATGCTCAGAACTGTTCAGCGGATATACGTGGCCCACTCCGGCTGCCAGTGGGCAAATTGTCCGTGCGCGTAGACGCCGAAGGTGGGGGCATGCGGGCGCGTCCGCAGGGGCATGGCCGCCTCGTCGGGGGTGCGGTCCCCCTTGCGCTGGTTGCAGGCGCGGCAGGCGGTGACCACGTTGTCCCAGTTGTGCCGCCCACCGCGCGAACGGGGCATCACATGGTCCATGGTCAGTTCCTCGGACGCGCCGCAATACTGGCAGGCGAAGGTGTCGCGCCGTAGCACGTTGCGGCGGTTGAACGGCACCGGATGCACGCGCGGGCGGCGCACGTAGCGGCGCAGACGGATCACGCTGGGGACAATCAGAGTGGTGCTGGGTGAGCGGATCACGTCGTCGCTGTCTTCCAGCACCTCGGCCACGCCGTATTGCAGCAGCGTGATGGCCCGTTTGGTGCTGGTGACGTGCAGCGGTTCGTAGGACGCGTTCAGCACCAGCACGCGCGGCGCGTTCAGGTCCGGCACCACGCGCGCGCTGAGGTTGTCATCAGCCGCCGTGATGCCGTGAGATGGTCGCCCGAGTTCTTCCACCCTGCCCTTGACTGTCATGCCCCGCATTCTACGGCGTGGGGGTCAGAATCATGTTGTGCCTGGACGCCTATTGATGGGGGCGCGGAAGTAAGCGCAATGGCT comes from the Deinococcus sp. AJ005 genome and includes:
- a CDS encoding YqeG family HAD IIIA-type phosphatase, whose translation is MSLLRPDDLIDDIQSLTPEFLARRGLRGLLLDLDNTLVPYGSYEEAAAAGMFRWARELRDSGIGLYLLSNATGRRAAFWLERLGFSGVGLAGKPHPRAYRRALAELGLPAHQTGMVGDQLFTDVLGGNLSGMHTILVRPIVSNSLPHTRVARQLERVVLRRYGHDWKT
- the pgeF gene encoding peptidoglycan editing factor PgeF — encoded protein: MQGDTEQLMLLTAPHLQTPHAFSTRAGGVSVGPYGAGTGGGLNLDEREDDAEMVAENRRRLATALGFDAAQFARLDQVHGTDVIVVDGPGDWIGDALVSATPSVLLAIGTADCYPLLLEDLEAGVIGAAHAGWKGTLGRIAEKTVQAMCELGARPERIRAAVGPGICEERYGVGADVAAKFAAAGLGEFVLTRGEQPHLDLAGANRAVLLEAGISEENIWLSGRCSTETDFYSYRRDAGKTGRMWAVIGLQTGGQA
- a CDS encoding enoyl-ACP reductase, translated to MSVQIDLSNKTALVMGVANGRSLGWAIAEQLLLAGCRVGFSYQGERLKGELDKLLKDREGVWTQQADATSEEDLSALFARTKEEFGGLDYLVHAIAYAPRNAMEGRFVDTTPEDWNTSLHVSAYSLVAICRHAEPLFREGSSVVSLTYHASQQVVPKYNVMGVAKAALEAATRYLAADFGSREIRINTISAGPMRTIAARSIPGFGGLYDKGARNAAFGRNATSQEVGKLALFLLSDLGSGVTGQTMYVDAGLSIMTVKED
- a CDS encoding response regulator transcription factor, with protein sequence MDLTDAGFEVEHADSAMNGLIKAREEHPALILLDLGLPDFDGGDVVQRLRKNSAVPIIVLTARDTVDEKVRLLGLGADDYLIKPFHPDELLARVKVQLRQRTTESLSMGDLTLDPQKRLVTYKAEELRLSPKEFDILALLIRQPGRVYSRQEIGQEIWQGRLPEGSNVVDVHMANLRAKLRDLDGYGLLRTVRGVGYALRG
- a CDS encoding PAS domain S-box protein, with the translated sequence MNTATGSAAAAAPFSGVDAAALLSALPDPTVWVSAGGEFVLNAAARERLGAVDGQTQNWTALFLPDAAQALRDATALAVMGTPSRLSVTMPGAVAPALATVTPAGPGAALLHFRESHDPLEVALDIMDRMGLGMTVQGADTQILHANAAAATILGLSPDQLTGRDSLDPRWRAIHPNGKSFPGETHPAIVALKTGQPLLDVPMGVYHPAAEQWRWLKVTAIPRRAPGLAQPEQVTTIFADVTAQRHTSEELSRSEQRFRSLVEATAQIVFTTDKLGNFSGPQPDWEAFTGQDAEQALNPAVAIEAIHPEDRDQTLRGWAEALKSGQPHDIEHRLRRRDGVYVPMQIRAVPLRSADGSVREWIGAYTDVSAMRGAEAALRALNAELEGRVAVRTQELAEVTRFSTLLLTAAGEGVFGLDASGRTTFANPAAARLLGYSVERLIGSQQHALIHHSRADGTPYPVEECPVHQTLRDGQTRRLDHDVLWHAQGHAVPVASVVTPLFSAAGTVTGAVLMVQDIAERLRAQSQLQEAIEDLERSNTDLEQFAYVASHDLQEPLRTLGSYAELLGRRYEGQLDDRADRYLGFMQDAVGRMRGLIQDLLEFSRVGRGESVPTALNLDDAMRAAADSVGAALHSNIDENDEEGGDSLSWDTPDTVLAHAPLIAPLLTNLIGNALKFTAPGQPARVRVESRQDGEMVYITVQDNGIGIALEYQERVFDIFQRLHRREDYAGNGMGLAICRKIVEHHGGTLWLESTPLPAPDHGTTFHFTLPAAAQSLDSHPPDPDSHPSDAGPAPTTDPHHA
- a CDS encoding response regulator, with product MPETAPAPYMRPVEILLVEDSEPDILLTLEAFEEARVPNRLHVARDGVEALRFLRGEGEYAGSPRPDLILMDINMPRKNGLEVLREIKTDAGLGSIPVLMLTTSQADEDVRSSYERHASGYMVKPVGFENFLHAVRAFENFWLTFVRFPPRL
- a CDS encoding HD domain-containing protein, translating into MNRAQAYALMLEHTPSASLRRHMLNVEAAMRWYARHWQEDEEQYAVTGLLHDFDYELHPANHPTWGVEYLRANTDAAPEVLDAIMGHAAYTNTPRTTRLSQTLFAVDELTGLVQASALVRPDGDVRQVELKSLKKRFKNRAFAAGVNRDEVEQGARELGVELDAHMENVLAAMREMPEAPAV
- a CDS encoding HNH endonuclease; amino-acid sequence: MTVKGRVEELGRPSHGITAADDNLSARVVPDLNAPRVLVLNASYEPLHVTSTKRAITLLQYGVAEVLEDSDDVIRSPSTTLIVPSVIRLRRYVRRPRVHPVPFNRRNVLRRDTFACQYCGASEELTMDHVMPRSRGGRHNWDNVVTACRACNQRKGDRTPDEAAMPLRTRPHAPTFGVYAHGQFAHWQPEWATYIR